A window of the Desulfobacula toluolica Tol2 genome harbors these coding sequences:
- the cooS gene encoding anaerobic carbon-monoxide dehydrogenase catalytic subunit, translating into MAEDKKAKVAKAVKAPKLADPKEASIDLGTQELLARAQKLGIDTVFDRAVSMKPCAIGMQGICCKNCSMGPCRLPLPKGGIEGEDDRKGLCGATANTIAARNFIRMIAGGASAHSDHGRCVAEVFLSAARKETEAYQIKDTEKLLAIAPHLGVATTVEVDGETKDRDIDEIALEVGEVAMAEWGKPSGELLYMKRAPEALYEKWKKQGVLPRNIDREIVEIMHRTHMGVDQDYKNLMKQGTRAALADGWGGSMLATDLQDVLFGTPYPLQSEANLGIMKEDHVNIIVHGHEPVLSEILVAVAQSQEMIDYAKEKGAKGIQLGGICCTANELLQRHGIPTAATFLQQELAIITGACDAMVVDIQCIMQNLANVAKCFHTKLITTHPIAKMEQDNVIHIEFDEHHALEDAKRIVKMSIDNFANRGTDVVIPPYKTTQIAGFGVESIQYHLGGTFRGTYYTLNDNIINGRIRGIAGVVGCNNARTKHNDGHVRVVKELIKNDVIVLTTGCNAIACAMEGLLTPEAAAVHCGPGLAEICEVVGIPPVLHLGSCVDNSRILLAATEVVKAGGLGNDICDLPVAGSAPEWMSEKAISIGHYFVASGVYTVFGVTLPTSGAPVFHDYISKEMENIYGGKWDLEVDPVKHAQLMIAHIDKKRKELGIDKARERVMMDMASRQALEA; encoded by the coding sequence ATGGCAGAAGATAAAAAAGCAAAAGTTGCTAAAGCAGTAAAAGCGCCCAAACTGGCTGATCCCAAAGAAGCGTCCATTGACCTGGGAACCCAGGAATTATTGGCTCGCGCCCAGAAATTAGGTATTGATACGGTATTTGACAGAGCCGTTAGCATGAAACCCTGCGCTATCGGTATGCAGGGTATCTGCTGTAAAAACTGCTCCATGGGACCATGCAGACTTCCCTTACCCAAAGGCGGCATTGAGGGCGAAGATGATAGAAAAGGTCTTTGCGGTGCCACTGCAAACACCATTGCAGCCAGAAACTTTATCCGGATGATTGCCGGTGGTGCATCAGCTCATTCCGATCATGGCCGTTGCGTGGCAGAAGTATTTCTATCAGCAGCCAGAAAAGAAACAGAAGCCTATCAGATCAAAGACACTGAAAAACTGCTGGCTATTGCTCCCCACCTTGGCGTTGCAACAACCGTGGAAGTGGATGGAGAAACAAAAGACAGAGATATTGATGAAATCGCTCTTGAAGTTGGTGAAGTTGCTATGGCCGAATGGGGAAAACCATCTGGTGAACTTCTTTATATGAAGAGAGCTCCTGAAGCTCTATATGAAAAATGGAAAAAACAGGGCGTTCTTCCCAGAAACATTGACCGGGAAATCGTTGAAATCATGCACAGAACCCACATGGGCGTTGATCAGGATTATAAAAACCTCATGAAACAGGGTACAAGAGCTGCACTGGCTGATGGCTGGGGCGGTTCCATGCTGGCTACAGACCTTCAGGATGTTCTTTTCGGAACTCCCTATCCCCTTCAGTCAGAAGCCAATCTGGGCATCATGAAAGAAGATCATGTCAATATCATCGTTCATGGTCATGAGCCTGTTCTTTCCGAAATACTGGTTGCTGTTGCCCAGTCCCAGGAAATGATTGATTATGCAAAAGAAAAAGGTGCCAAAGGCATTCAGCTGGGCGGTATCTGCTGTACAGCAAATGAGCTCCTCCAGCGCCACGGTATCCCCACGGCTGCCACATTCCTTCAGCAGGAACTTGCCATCATTACCGGTGCCTGTGATGCCATGGTTGTTGATATCCAGTGTATCATGCAGAACCTTGCCAATGTGGCAAAATGTTTCCATACAAAATTGATCACCACCCATCCTATTGCCAAAATGGAACAGGATAATGTCATCCATATTGAATTTGATGAACATCATGCCCTGGAAGATGCCAAACGAATTGTTAAAATGTCCATCGACAATTTTGCAAACCGTGGCACAGATGTTGTGATTCCGCCTTACAAAACCACACAGATTGCCGGTTTTGGTGTTGAATCCATCCAGTATCACCTTGGCGGGACATTCCGCGGCACTTACTACACTTTGAATGACAATATCATCAACGGCCGTATCCGTGGTATTGCCGGTGTGGTTGGCTGTAACAATGCCAGAACAAAACACAATGACGGTCATGTCAGAGTGGTCAAGGAATTGATCAAAAATGATGTTATTGTTCTTACTACCGGCTGCAACGCTATTGCCTGCGCCATGGAAGGACTTTTGACTCCTGAAGCCGCTGCAGTACACTGTGGTCCCGGACTTGCTGAAATCTGTGAAGTTGTTGGTATTCCACCGGTTCTTCACTTGGGTTCCTGTGTAGACAATAGCCGTATCCTTCTTGCTGCAACAGAAGTTGTAAAAGCAGGCGGACTGGGCAACGATATCTGTGATCTTCCGGTTGCAGGAAGTGCGCCCGAATGGATGAGTGAAAAAGCCATCTCCATTGGTCATTACTTTGTTGCTTCAGGTGTATACACTGTATTTGGTGTTACTCTGCCCACATCAGGCGCTCCTGTATTCCATGACTATATCTCCAAAGAAATGGAAAATATTTATGGCGGAAAATGGGATCTTGAAGTGGATCCTGTTAAACATGCACAACTCATGATTGCCCATATTGACAAAAAGAGAAAAGAACTGGGCATTGATAAGGCAAGAGAAAGAGTTATGATGGATATGGCATCCCGTCAGGCCCTTGAAGCATAA
- the acsB gene encoding acetyl-CoA decarbonylase/synthase complex subunit alpha/beta, producing the protein MSKLIAFAAIQGGYKVVAQVEGELEKALQTYDASTKVGFPNTAYYLPVIYSLTGLKVETIEDLKAPLAFARGLLPPHLKLKNWLPYLGPLLDAGMAGVIAYEVKEALRYLNDPDFYIAQEDPDVDNGKLWVGAADDTILRKRGVEFVDGSAPGFAAMVGAAPNKEIAKMIVEDYQKRSLYIFCAANHNGNTIIEQCLDAGMQVGWNTRIVPFGPDISSAVFALGFANRAAMAFGGVQPGDYKTILKYNKERVFAFVNALGDVGTEWGVAAAGCVNWGFPTIADTPIPEILPTGICTYEHVVAPVAHEDMVQKSVEVRGLKVQVADIDIPCAFGPAYEGERVRGADLYAQCGGGKTQCTELVKMADMNEIEDGKINLVGPDLDGIKEGGTFPLGIFVQIAGREFQEDFEPIMERQIHHLINYIQTIMHIGQRDISWIRISKAAIEKGFTLKDIGTVLHAKFHQDFTKIVDKVEVTLYTNPEDVDKMTATARENYQLRDARVDTMKDEDVDIFYSCTLCQSFAPSHVCSVSPERTGLCGAYNWMDCKAAYEINPTGPNQPIEKGEVIDAKLGQFKGVNDFIYKASRGMVTHYNFYSMVHDPMTTCGCCECIAAMLPACNGVMTVGRDYTGDTPCGMKFTTLAGVMGGGASSPGFVGHSKHNITQGKFILGDGGLLRMVWMPKMLKEELKDRIVARGEEMGVPGLFDMIADETVGITEEEILPFLQEKGHPALNMESIVG; encoded by the coding sequence ATGTCAAAATTGATCGCATTTGCTGCCATTCAGGGTGGTTACAAAGTGGTTGCCCAGGTTGAAGGTGAACTTGAAAAAGCACTTCAGACCTATGATGCAAGTACAAAAGTAGGATTCCCAAACACAGCATACTATCTGCCGGTAATCTATTCACTGACCGGACTTAAAGTAGAGACTATAGAAGACCTTAAAGCACCTCTGGCGTTTGCAAGAGGGCTTCTCCCACCCCATTTGAAATTGAAAAACTGGCTTCCGTACTTAGGGCCACTTCTTGATGCCGGTATGGCAGGTGTTATCGCTTATGAAGTAAAAGAAGCTTTAAGATATCTGAATGATCCTGATTTCTACATTGCTCAGGAAGATCCTGATGTTGATAACGGCAAACTCTGGGTTGGTGCTGCTGATGATACTATTTTGAGAAAACGTGGTGTTGAATTTGTTGATGGTTCAGCTCCCGGTTTTGCAGCCATGGTTGGTGCAGCGCCCAATAAAGAAATTGCAAAAATGATCGTTGAAGATTACCAGAAACGATCCCTTTATATCTTCTGTGCTGCCAATCATAATGGCAATACCATTATTGAGCAATGCCTGGATGCCGGAATGCAGGTTGGATGGAACACCCGTATCGTACCGTTTGGTCCGGACATTTCTTCTGCCGTATTTGCACTTGGTTTTGCCAACAGAGCAGCCATGGCATTTGGTGGTGTTCAGCCTGGTGATTACAAAACCATCCTGAAATACAACAAAGAAAGGGTATTTGCATTTGTCAACGCCCTGGGTGATGTTGGAACCGAATGGGGTGTTGCAGCAGCCGGTTGTGTTAACTGGGGTTTCCCGACAATTGCTGACACACCGATTCCTGAAATTTTACCAACAGGTATCTGTACATATGAGCATGTTGTTGCACCGGTTGCCCATGAAGACATGGTACAAAAATCAGTTGAAGTCAGGGGCCTTAAAGTACAGGTTGCTGATATTGATATTCCATGTGCATTTGGTCCGGCTTATGAAGGTGAGCGTGTAAGAGGCGCAGACCTTTATGCCCAGTGCGGTGGTGGAAAGACCCAATGCACAGAGCTTGTTAAAATGGCGGACATGAATGAAATCGAAGACGGCAAGATAAATCTTGTTGGTCCTGATCTTGACGGCATCAAAGAAGGCGGAACTTTCCCACTGGGAATTTTTGTCCAAATTGCCGGTCGTGAATTCCAAGAAGACTTTGAGCCCATCATGGAACGTCAGATTCATCATCTGATCAATTATATTCAGACCATCATGCATATCGGACAAAGGGATATCTCCTGGATCCGTATTTCTAAAGCCGCAATTGAAAAAGGTTTTACTCTGAAAGATATTGGTACGGTTCTCCATGCCAAATTCCATCAGGATTTCACCAAAATTGTGGACAAGGTTGAAGTCACCCTGTACACCAATCCTGAAGATGTTGACAAGATGACCGCCACTGCAAGAGAGAACTACCAGTTGCGTGACGCTCGTGTTGACACCATGAAAGACGAAGATGTGGATATCTTCTACTCTTGTACACTCTGCCAGTCTTTTGCCCCCAGCCATGTCTGCTCTGTAAGCCCGGAAAGAACAGGGCTGTGCGGCGCTTACAACTGGATGGACTGCAAGGCTGCCTATGAAATCAACCCAACCGGACCAAATCAGCCCATCGAAAAGGGCGAGGTCATTGATGCTAAACTGGGTCAGTTTAAAGGGGTAAATGATTTTATTTATAAAGCCTCCAGAGGTATGGTTACCCATTACAACTTCTATTCAATGGTTCATGATCCAATGACCACCTGTGGCTGCTGCGAATGTATTGCTGCCATGCTGCCTGCATGTAACGGTGTAATGACTGTTGGACGTGATTACACAGGTGATACTCCATGCGGTATGAAATTTACCACACTGGCCGGTGTTATGGGCGGTGGTGCTTCTTCACCCGGCTTTGTCGGTCATTCCAAACACAATATCACCCAGGGTAAATTTATCTTAGGTGATGGTGGTCTTTTGAGAATGGTGTGGATGCCCAAGATGCTCAAAGAAGAGCTCAAAGATCGTATTGTAGCCCGTGGAGAAGAGATGGGTGTTCCAGGTCTGTTTGACATGATCGCGGATGAAACTGTTGGAATTACAGAAGAAGAGATTCTTCCGTTCCTCCAGGAAAAAGGCCATCCTGCTCTTAATATGGAATCTATTGTTGGATAA